The Caldisericia bacterium genome contains a region encoding:
- the efp gene encoding elongation factor P gives MIDVNNLRPGVTFELDGQVYIVISFLHVKPGKGSAFVRTKIRNIETGNVIEKTFRAGEKVKEAFLEHKDVQYLYNDGSTFYFMDNKTFEQIEIPADFIEEEKYFLKEGMNLSMLFYKGRAIGVELPTYVELEVVETEPGHKGDTAQGGGKPAILETGLKIQVPFFIERGEIVKVDTRTGKYIERVGKKG, from the coding sequence ATGATTGATGTTAACAATCTGAGACCGGGAGTTACTTTTGAGCTTGATGGTCAGGTTTACATTGTTATAAGTTTTTTACATGTAAAGCCAGGTAAAGGATCTGCATTTGTAAGAACAAAGATAAGAAACATTGAGACAGGAAATGTAATAGAAAAGACATTTAGAGCTGGAGAAAAAGTAAAGGAAGCTTTTTTAGAGCACAAGGATGTTCAGTATCTCTATAATGATGGTTCAACCTTCTATTTTATGGATAATAAGACATTTGAACAGATAGAAATTCCCGCAGATTTTATAGAAGAGGAGAAGTATTTTCTTAAAGAGGGTATGAATCTTTCAATGCTATTCTACAAGGGCAGAGCTATTGGAGTTGAACTTCCAACATATGTGGAACTGGAGGTGGTTGAAACAGAACCAGGTCATAAAGGAGATACAGCACAGGGTGGAGGAAAACCTGCAATATTGGAAACTGGGTTGAAGATACAGGTTCCCTTTTTCATTGAAAGAGGAGAGATTGTAAAGGTGGACACAAGAACAGGTAAGTATATTGAGAGAGTGGGGAAGAAAGGATGA
- a CDS encoding Asp23/Gls24 family envelope stress response protein, whose product MEFVVSDQAIIQIIGNTLKEFDEIEGLGSDFAKELMDVFDREEVKRGIKIKRKNGRIFIDLLLRVYYLSEISKIAKRIRERIKENLEKLTNCKLEELNIYVIDVEDKSET is encoded by the coding sequence ATGGAATTTGTGGTTTCAGATCAAGCCATAATTCAAATAATTGGGAATACACTCAAAGAATTTGATGAAATAGAGGGACTCGGCTCTGATTTTGCAAAGGAACTCATGGATGTATTTGATAGAGAAGAGGTAAAGAGGGGTATAAAAATAAAAAGAAAAAATGGCAGAATATTCATAGATTTGCTGTTGAGAGTTTATTACCTTTCAGAGATTTCAAAGATAGCAAAAAGAATAAGGGAGAGGATTAAAGAGAATCTTGAGAAACTTACAAATTGTAAGCTTGAGGAACTCAACATATATGTTATAGATGTTGAAGATAAAAGTGAAACATAG